A single window of Sporosarcina sp. FSL W7-1349 DNA harbors:
- the acsA gene encoding acetate--CoA ligase, with the protein MVLKALPRVEGDYQLADYDQTVKNFKWSDVEKEFSWYNTGLVNIAHEAVDRHADSYRKNKVALYYKDENRKEAYTYDQMKRMTNKAANVLRNFSSLEKGDRVFIFMPRSPELYFSLIGALKIGAIVGPLFEAFMEGAVYDRLADSEAKAIVTTPELLSRVPLDKLPHLQSVFLVGEGVEEEGPFIDFNKRMKEASTDFQVEWMMREDPTLLHYTSGSTGAPKGVLHVQEAMVQQLQTTRWVLDLKDEDIFWCTADPGWVTGTAYGIFGPMLVGATILVQGGRFSTDSWYEAIEEYGVTVWYSAPTAFRMLMGAGEGPLSKYDLSSLRHILSVGEPLNPEVIRWGMEVFNKRIHDTWWMTETGAQTICNFGCLPIKPGSMGKPVPGIEAAIVDNQGNLLPPNRMGNLAIKKGWPAMMRQIWNNPEKYESYFLNGEWYVSGDSAYMDEDGYFFFQGRVDDVIMTSGERVGPFEVESKLLEHPAIVEAGVIGKPDPVRGEIIKAFVALQEGYEPSEELEEDIKQFVKKGLAAHAAPREIEFKDKLPKTRSGKIMRRVLKAWELNLPTGDLSTMED; encoded by the coding sequence ATGGTGTTGAAAGCGCTCCCAAGAGTTGAAGGAGATTACCAACTAGCAGATTATGATCAGACAGTGAAGAATTTCAAATGGTCCGATGTAGAAAAAGAGTTCAGCTGGTATAATACGGGACTCGTGAACATCGCTCATGAAGCTGTCGATCGTCATGCGGATTCTTATCGAAAAAACAAGGTTGCACTCTATTATAAAGACGAGAATCGGAAAGAAGCCTATACGTATGATCAGATGAAGCGAATGACGAACAAAGCTGCGAATGTTCTTCGCAACTTCTCGTCGTTGGAAAAAGGGGATCGGGTTTTCATCTTCATGCCGCGCTCTCCTGAACTTTACTTTTCATTGATCGGCGCTTTGAAAATCGGTGCAATCGTCGGCCCGCTTTTCGAAGCATTCATGGAAGGGGCGGTTTACGATCGGCTGGCGGACAGTGAAGCGAAAGCGATTGTGACGACACCCGAATTGCTAAGTCGTGTACCTCTTGATAAATTGCCACATTTGCAATCCGTTTTTCTCGTAGGGGAGGGGGTTGAAGAGGAAGGCCCGTTTATTGATTTCAATAAAAGAATGAAAGAGGCATCGACCGATTTCCAAGTGGAATGGATGATGAGGGAAGATCCGACATTGCTCCATTATACATCGGGCTCTACCGGCGCTCCGAAAGGCGTCCTGCATGTCCAGGAAGCGATGGTGCAGCAATTGCAGACGACTCGCTGGGTGCTCGATCTGAAAGACGAGGATATCTTTTGGTGTACGGCTGATCCAGGCTGGGTGACAGGGACTGCATACGGCATATTCGGACCGATGCTCGTCGGGGCCACCATTTTGGTGCAGGGCGGCCGCTTTTCAACCGATAGCTGGTACGAAGCGATCGAGGAATATGGTGTGACCGTATGGTATAGTGCGCCAACTGCGTTCCGCATGCTCATGGGGGCAGGGGAAGGCCCGTTGAGCAAATATGACTTGTCTTCTCTCCGCCATATTCTATCGGTCGGTGAACCGTTGAATCCGGAAGTAATCCGTTGGGGGATGGAAGTGTTCAATAAACGAATCCATGATACGTGGTGGATGACCGAAACAGGGGCACAAACGATTTGTAACTTCGGATGCTTGCCGATTAAACCCGGATCGATGGGAAAACCGGTGCCGGGCATCGAAGCGGCTATCGTGGACAACCAAGGGAACTTATTGCCTCCAAATCGGATGGGGAATCTGGCCATCAAAAAAGGATGGCCGGCCATGATGCGTCAAATCTGGAACAACCCGGAGAAATATGAATCCTACTTCCTGAACGGGGAATGGTATGTTTCCGGTGACTCGGCCTATATGGATGAAGATGGCTATTTCTTCTTCCAAGGACGCGTGGATGACGTCATCATGACAAGCGGGGAGCGGGTTGGCCCATTTGAAGTGGAGAGCAAACTGCTGGAACACCCGGCAATTGTCGAGGCTGGCGTTATTGGCAAACCGGATCCGGTCCGAGGAGAAATCATCAAAGCTTTCGTTGCTCTCCAGGAAGGGTACGAGCCTTCCGAAGAGCTGGAAGAGGATATCAAGCAATTCGTGAAGAAAGGGTTGGCCGCTCATGCCGCTCCACGGGAAATTGAGTTCAAGGATAAATTGCCGAAAACACGCAGCGGTAAAATCATGCGCCGTGTGTTGAAGGCCTGGGAATTGAACTTGCCGACAGGCGATCTTTCCACAATGGAAGATTGA
- the ku gene encoding non-homologous end joining protein Ku — MHTVWKGSISFGLVNIPIKLHAATENNDIKLRQLHKECHSPISYQKVCPVCDKEIKNEEIVKAYEYTKNKFVVLDDEDLEKLKKENEDKAVEIIDFVKLEEIDPIYFERSYFMAPDSGGGKAYSLLRKTLEDSGKIGVAKIIIRSKEQLAVVRVYKNALLMETIHFPDEVRNVQDVPNLPSGDTVVQKELDTALLLVDQLTTAFEPTKYTDEYRTALMELIEEKKAGNTTVAATEKQPAAPANVTDLMAALQASLDKTKKKKPAPRKRAAAKKEA, encoded by the coding sequence TTGCATACCGTATGGAAAGGAAGCATCAGTTTCGGGTTGGTCAATATCCCGATTAAACTGCATGCAGCGACTGAGAACAATGACATCAAATTACGCCAACTGCATAAGGAATGCCATTCTCCCATTAGTTATCAGAAAGTGTGCCCTGTTTGTGATAAAGAAATCAAAAATGAAGAGATTGTGAAAGCATACGAATACACCAAAAACAAGTTTGTCGTTTTGGATGATGAGGATTTGGAGAAATTGAAGAAGGAAAATGAAGACAAAGCCGTGGAAATAATCGATTTCGTCAAGCTGGAAGAAATCGATCCGATTTATTTCGAGCGGAGCTACTTCATGGCTCCTGACAGCGGAGGAGGAAAAGCGTACTCTTTGCTGCGCAAGACATTGGAGGATTCGGGCAAGATCGGGGTCGCCAAAATCATCATCCGATCTAAGGAGCAACTGGCCGTTGTCCGAGTATACAAAAATGCGTTATTGATGGAAACGATCCATTTTCCCGATGAGGTCCGGAATGTGCAAGATGTACCGAATCTGCCGAGCGGCGATACGGTTGTCCAGAAAGAATTGGACACGGCACTCCTATTGGTCGACCAGCTGACAACCGCTTTCGAGCCTACGAAATATACGGACGAATATCGGACGGCGCTCATGGAATTGATCGAGGAAAAGAAAGCCGGCAACACGACAGTTGCAGCAACCGAGAAACAGCCAGCCGCCCCTGCCAATGTTACCGATCTTATGGCTGCATTGCAGGCGTCTCTGGATAAAACGAAAAAGAAAAAACCGGCCCCGCGTAAAAGGGCGGCTGCTAAAAAGGAAGCGTAA
- a CDS encoding acetoin utilization AcuB family protein has protein sequence MLIEEIMKTDLITLGPDDTVKDALQIMRDERIRHIPIVSTDGTVVGIISDRDLKTNTPTLVNEQDKRHYDLPLSQIMTKNPIIGHPMDFVEEVAVLFYENQIGSLPIVSNNQLVGIITETDLLYKYIELTGAHQPGSQIEIRVPNVPGNLYEVSKVFHELKTNVLSVLVYPDKEIETNKILVVRIKTMNPLPIIEGLNKSGFEVLWPNVPGIDI, from the coding sequence ATGCTGATCGAGGAAATCATGAAAACGGATCTCATCACGCTTGGACCGGATGACACTGTCAAAGATGCCCTTCAAATCATGCGCGATGAACGGATCCGCCATATTCCGATCGTTTCGACAGACGGGACCGTGGTCGGAATTATATCGGATCGAGATTTGAAAACCAATACGCCGACATTGGTGAACGAACAAGACAAACGGCATTACGATCTGCCTTTGAGTCAAATCATGACAAAGAATCCGATCATCGGCCATCCGATGGATTTTGTCGAAGAGGTGGCGGTGCTCTTCTATGAAAATCAGATCGGTTCATTGCCGATTGTGTCGAATAACCAGCTAGTCGGCATCATCACGGAAACAGACCTATTATATAAATATATCGAATTGACTGGAGCCCACCAGCCGGGTTCCCAAATCGAAATCCGGGTTCCGAACGTACCAGGCAACCTGTATGAAGTGTCCAAAGTATTCCATGAACTCAAGACGAATGTCCTCAGTGTACTTGTCTATCCTGATAAAGAAATTGAGACGAATAAGATCCTCGTTGTCCGGATCAAAACGATGAATCCTCTTCCCATCATTGAAGGCTTGAATAAAAGCGGCTTTGAAGTGCTTTGGCCCAACGTCCCGGGAATTGACATATGA
- the tyrS gene encoding tyrosine--tRNA ligase, with translation MKNELMEDLKWRGLLYQQTDEEGLAKVINEEKIGLYCGVDPTADSMHIGHIVPLLTLRRFQMHGHRPILLVGGATGMIGDPSGRSEERQLQTTEQVAENVKGIRSQLERIFDFNSENGARLVNNNDWIGPMTLIEFLRDFGKLLSVNYMLAKDNVASRLEQGISYTEFSYMLIQAADFNHLYSNYGCRVQIGGSDQWGNITTGLEVIRKTHDDEAKAFGITIPLVTKADGTKFGKTAGGAVWLDAKKTSPYEFYQFWINTADADVIKYMKIFTFLNREEIEALEVSVQEEPHLRKAQKTLAEEMTRLIHGQEALDQAIRISEALFSGDLKALTVDEMKDAFKDVPTFEMEKSDKNIVDFIVESGVSSSKRQAREDVTNGAISLNGERVTDTAYEVGAADRLDDAFIIVRRGKKNYKMVKFI, from the coding sequence ATGAAAAATGAATTGATGGAAGATTTAAAATGGAGAGGACTGCTCTACCAGCAAACCGATGAGGAAGGTTTGGCAAAGGTCATAAATGAAGAGAAAATTGGCTTATACTGCGGTGTCGATCCGACGGCGGATAGCATGCACATCGGCCATATCGTGCCATTGCTGACGTTGCGCCGTTTCCAGATGCATGGCCATCGTCCGATCCTGCTCGTCGGCGGGGCGACTGGAATGATCGGGGATCCGTCTGGCCGTTCCGAGGAAAGACAATTGCAAACGACGGAGCAAGTAGCGGAAAACGTGAAAGGTATCAGAAGCCAGCTGGAACGGATCTTTGATTTCAATTCCGAAAATGGGGCTCGGTTGGTCAATAATAACGACTGGATCGGTCCCATGACCCTAATTGAATTTTTACGTGATTTCGGGAAATTATTGAGCGTCAATTACATGTTGGCGAAGGATAATGTAGCGTCCCGTTTGGAACAGGGGATTTCCTACACGGAGTTCTCGTACATGCTGATCCAGGCAGCAGATTTCAATCACCTTTACTCCAACTATGGGTGCCGTGTGCAAATTGGCGGTTCCGATCAGTGGGGCAATATTACGACAGGGCTTGAAGTGATCCGGAAAACGCACGATGATGAGGCGAAAGCGTTCGGAATCACGATTCCGCTCGTCACGAAAGCTGATGGCACGAAATTCGGGAAAACGGCTGGCGGCGCGGTCTGGCTGGATGCGAAAAAGACATCCCCTTACGAGTTCTACCAATTCTGGATCAATACAGCGGACGCCGATGTCATCAAGTATATGAAAATTTTCACTTTCTTGAACCGGGAAGAGATCGAGGCATTGGAAGTGTCCGTCCAGGAAGAACCTCACTTGCGCAAAGCTCAAAAAACGCTTGCAGAAGAAATGACCCGACTTATCCATGGCCAAGAAGCGCTCGATCAAGCGATCCGCATTTCGGAAGCATTGTTCAGCGGAGATTTGAAAGCTTTAACTGTGGATGAAATGAAAGATGCGTTCAAGGATGTCCCGACATTTGAGATGGAGAAATCGGATAAAAACATCGTCGATTTCATCGTCGAATCGGGTGTGTCTTCATCGAAGCGCCAAGCACGGGAAGACGTGACGAACGGAGCCATTTCCCTTAATGGAGAACGGGTAACCGATACTGCGTATGAAGTGGGAGCGGCCGACCGTTTGGATGACGCCTTCATCATCGTCCGTCGCGGGAAAAAGAATTATAAAATGGTGAAATTCATATAA
- a CDS encoding cobalamin-binding protein, whose amino-acid sequence MKLISICPSNTEVLGYLGLEDQLVAIDDYSDWPQAVNSLPRLGPDLSIDMDKLETFEPDLVIASLSVPGMEKNVEELEKRQIPHIVLDPQSLEDIADNLLAVGKACGIEEKAEQIKEDYLAFIADMKKRASSVPDRPSLYWEWWPKPIFTPGQINWLTEISEIAGGLNEFRDVELASVQTDWDDVLNRNPDHILLAWVGVRPEKVKKDVVLKRPGWKEMGAVQQDRIDILEEALYCRPSPRLLEGAFNLGNLLHPEAFNDLKLPAWVTKL is encoded by the coding sequence ATGAAACTGATATCAATTTGTCCGAGCAACACCGAAGTGCTCGGCTATCTTGGATTGGAAGATCAATTGGTCGCCATCGATGACTATTCGGATTGGCCGCAAGCAGTCAATTCTTTACCGAGGCTAGGACCCGATTTATCCATCGATATGGACAAATTGGAAACTTTCGAACCTGATCTGGTAATTGCTTCGTTGAGCGTGCCTGGCATGGAAAAGAATGTAGAAGAGTTGGAGAAACGCCAGATCCCCCATATTGTGTTAGATCCCCAAAGCTTAGAAGATATTGCGGATAATCTGTTGGCAGTCGGCAAAGCATGTGGTATCGAAGAGAAGGCGGAACAGATTAAAGAGGACTATTTGGCCTTCATTGCCGATATGAAAAAACGGGCCTCTTCGGTTCCAGATAGACCGTCCTTGTACTGGGAATGGTGGCCGAAACCGATTTTCACTCCAGGTCAGATCAATTGGTTGACGGAGATCAGTGAAATTGCCGGCGGGTTGAATGAATTCCGCGACGTGGAACTCGCCAGTGTCCAAACCGATTGGGATGATGTGCTGAATCGGAACCCTGATCATATTCTGCTGGCATGGGTCGGCGTGCGTCCGGAAAAGGTGAAGAAAGACGTGGTGTTGAAACGTCCCGGCTGGAAAGAGATGGGTGCCGTTCAGCAAGACCGAATTGACATTTTGGAAGAAGCCTTATATTGCAGGCCCTCTCCTAGGCTTCTTGAAGGGGCATTTAATTTAGGAAACTTGCTACATCCTGAAGCATTTAACGATTTGAAACTCCCCGCTTGGGTGACGAAATTATGA
- a CDS encoding transglycosylase domain-containing protein — protein sequence MSEHKKNRLDLIEEKLGELNQTSWARRLRITSGVLWNLLIVFLIFGLTFTVFAASVGAGYFASLVSKEPLRPKEEMRQAIFNYEETSEIYTNGQYLRKVSADIERKETRLEDVSQYVIDAVMATEDEYFNQHKGIVPKAVFRGLFQDVTNSDSQTGGSTLTQQLIKNQILTNEVSYERKAKELLLAMRLEHFMEKDEILEAYLNIIPYGRNANGTNIAGIEAAAEGIFDKSAKDLTLPQAAYIAGIPQAPFAYTPFYNRNRGLKEPEYLQPGINRMKTVLFRMKETGYITDAQYEEAVAYDITKDFKEPSIPSSEHYPYLTEEIQRRTVQILSKMIAEEDGVDPDRLENEKKLNEKYTIMAERSMRNDGFRIYATVDLELYDALNEVAQNYDRYGYTYTDEKKNSETGEVEIVKYPVQVGAMMIENNTGRILAFVGGRDHNEEEVNHATQSFRQNGSTMKPLAVFAPAIEYGVIGAGSPVVDVKFNWSGWKPVNFLANQELGIIPARQALASSQNLATARLYRQILDRRPAEFLEKMGFSKLQEDDYENASFSLGAMGIGASVEENTNAFATFANGGKFVDSYLIEKIEDREGNIIFEHKSEAVDVFSPQTAYIITDMLRDVPKYGTATNMRNHLNFNIDMAAKTGTTDSYSDSWLVGYNPNISLGVWMGYKYQTLSLQGPGNRSYGTSNIRTTTLFAQLMNAANKVKPDVIGAGARFQQPEGVVSRSFCGISGLAPSAACSSAGLVRSDLFNARVMLPNKADDSIISSSSVLINGKRYQALPSTPREFITAGGVGVNSEFIERMLGPLKGDASKLFPANSGFASQVVSGAVFHADDVPPAPVSVSNNGGTLQWSNSPSNDVVGYYIYRDGKRVGAISSASRSYPIGGGSYYVVAVDITGKQSGPSNVVSAEGGETDETETPEPTDGDQSNGANPDAPPSDQGNESNNGNGNSEGNGNNGSNGNNSNANGNNSGNGNGTPPVSN from the coding sequence TTGAGTGAACATAAAAAAAATCGGCTTGATCTCATAGAAGAAAAATTGGGGGAGCTGAACCAGACCAGTTGGGCCCGGCGGTTGCGCATCACATCAGGAGTGCTTTGGAATCTCTTGATCGTTTTCCTCATCTTCGGTTTGACATTCACCGTTTTCGCCGCTTCGGTCGGCGCCGGCTATTTTGCTTCTCTTGTGTCAAAAGAGCCGTTGCGCCCGAAGGAAGAGATGCGGCAAGCGATTTTTAATTACGAAGAGACGTCGGAAATTTACACGAACGGCCAGTATCTTCGAAAGGTTAGCGCCGACATCGAGCGGAAAGAGACCCGTCTTGAGGACGTTTCCCAATATGTTATCGATGCCGTCATGGCGACGGAGGACGAGTATTTCAACCAGCATAAGGGCATCGTGCCGAAAGCGGTGTTCCGGGGCTTGTTCCAGGACGTGACAAACTCCGATAGCCAAACAGGCGGTTCCACGCTGACCCAGCAGCTTATTAAAAACCAGATCCTGACCAACGAAGTATCCTATGAGCGGAAAGCGAAAGAACTTCTCCTCGCGATGCGGCTCGAGCACTTCATGGAGAAAGATGAGATCCTGGAAGCCTATTTGAATATCATTCCATATGGGAGAAACGCAAATGGGACTAATATTGCGGGAATCGAAGCTGCAGCAGAGGGAATTTTCGATAAAAGTGCGAAAGACCTCACATTGCCACAGGCAGCTTATATCGCAGGGATTCCACAAGCCCCTTTCGCCTATACACCGTTCTACAATCGGAATAGAGGTTTGAAGGAACCGGAGTATTTACAGCCGGGCATCAATCGGATGAAAACCGTCCTCTTCCGGATGAAGGAGACGGGCTATATCACCGATGCGCAATATGAGGAAGCGGTCGCTTATGACATTACGAAAGATTTCAAGGAACCAAGCATCCCATCCAGCGAACATTATCCGTATTTGACGGAAGAGATCCAGAGACGAACCGTCCAGATCCTTTCGAAAATGATTGCTGAAGAAGATGGGGTTGATCCAGATCGACTGGAAAATGAAAAGAAGCTGAACGAAAAGTATACAATCATGGCTGAGCGCTCGATGAGAAACGATGGCTTCCGCATCTACGCCACAGTAGATCTCGAGTTATATGACGCCTTGAACGAAGTAGCACAAAACTACGATCGATATGGCTATACGTATACGGATGAAAAGAAGAATAGCGAAACGGGCGAAGTGGAAATCGTCAAGTACCCCGTCCAGGTCGGAGCTATGATGATCGAAAACAATACGGGACGGATTCTGGCATTCGTCGGAGGTCGGGATCATAACGAAGAGGAAGTTAACCACGCCACCCAAAGTTTCCGACAGAACGGTTCAACGATGAAACCATTAGCCGTCTTTGCTCCAGCGATTGAATACGGCGTGATCGGTGCCGGCAGCCCGGTCGTGGACGTCAAATTCAATTGGAGCGGTTGGAAGCCGGTCAACTTCCTAGCCAATCAAGAACTCGGAATCATTCCGGCGAGACAGGCGTTGGCTTCTTCCCAAAACTTGGCCACCGCACGATTATATCGCCAGATTCTGGACCGCCGCCCAGCGGAATTTCTGGAGAAAATGGGCTTTTCCAAACTCCAGGAGGACGATTATGAAAATGCCTCCTTCTCTCTTGGTGCGATGGGGATCGGTGCCTCTGTCGAGGAGAACACGAACGCTTTTGCCACTTTCGCAAATGGCGGGAAATTTGTAGATTCCTACTTGATTGAAAAGATTGAAGACCGGGAAGGAAACATTATTTTCGAACATAAATCCGAAGCGGTCGATGTATTCAGCCCGCAAACGGCCTATATCATTACCGATATGCTCCGCGACGTGCCGAAATACGGAACTGCGACAAATATGAGAAATCATCTGAATTTCAATATTGATATGGCGGCAAAAACGGGGACGACGGACTCCTATAGTGACTCATGGCTCGTCGGCTATAACCCGAATATTTCCCTCGGCGTATGGATGGGTTATAAATACCAGACACTTTCCCTCCAAGGGCCGGGAAATCGAAGTTACGGGACGTCCAATATCCGGACAACCACCCTATTCGCCCAGTTGATGAACGCGGCTAACAAGGTCAAACCGGATGTGATCGGCGCCGGGGCCCGGTTCCAGCAACCGGAAGGAGTCGTCAGCAGATCATTCTGCGGCATTTCGGGTCTCGCCCCATCTGCGGCTTGTTCTTCAGCAGGTCTGGTGAGGAGCGACCTGTTCAATGCGAGAGTCATGTTGCCGAACAAGGCGGATGACAGCATCATCTCCTCATCCTCCGTGCTGATCAACGGCAAACGGTACCAGGCACTCCCATCCACTCCAAGAGAGTTCATCACTGCAGGAGGGGTTGGCGTAAACAGTGAGTTTATCGAGAGAATGCTGGGCCCGCTTAAAGGTGATGCGTCCAAACTGTTCCCTGCCAATTCGGGATTCGCTTCACAGGTCGTCAGCGGAGCCGTTTTCCATGCGGACGATGTTCCGCCTGCACCAGTCAGTGTGTCGAACAACGGTGGAACGCTGCAATGGAGTAATTCACCATCGAATGATGTGGTCGGTTATTATATTTACCGGGACGGCAAGAGAGTCGGAGCCATTTCCAGTGCCTCCCGTTCTTATCCGATCGGCGGCGGTTCTTACTACGTTGTGGCCGTTGATATTACAGGCAAGCAATCCGGACCTTCCAATGTCGTGTCAGCCGAGGGCGGAGAAACGGATGAAACCGAAACGCCTGAACCGACAGACGGCGATCAATCGAATGGAGCGAATCCTGATGCCCCTCCGAGTGACCAAGGCAATGAATCGAACAACGGGAACGGAAATTCAGAAGGAAACGGTAATAACGGCAGTAATGGAAACAACAGCAACGCAAACGGCAATAACTCGGGGAACGGAAACGGAACTCCCCCGGTATCAAATTAG
- a CDS encoding MFS transporter, giving the protein MAPKPSGNPESYLGSPEKQQQLYRRTLFIVVLSQIFGGAGLAAGITVGALLAQDMLGTDSFAGVPVAMFTLGSAGAAFVIGRLSQRFGRRLGLAGGFFAGGLGAIGVILAAISNNIIVLMISLLIYGAGTATNLQARYAGTDLASPKQRATAVSIAMVSTTFGAVAGPNLVDVMGNFALNLGIPALAGPFILAAAAYILAGLVLFLFLRPDPFIVAKAIAADQTMKTPTASKMSGEGQILNKRGIAVGATIMVLSQIVMVSIMTMTPVHMGHHGHSLRAVGFVIGIHIGAMYLPSLLTGVLVDKVGRTAMAIASGVTLLASGLVAAFAPGDSVWLLTLALGLLGLGWNFGLISGTALIVDASHPETRAKTQGSVDVLIALSGASGGALSGIIAAQTSYATLSIAGGCLSLLLVPVVIWAVGKN; this is encoded by the coding sequence ATGGCGCCAAAACCTTCGGGGAATCCGGAGAGCTATCTCGGTTCTCCTGAAAAGCAGCAACAGCTTTACCGAAGGACGTTATTCATTGTCGTCCTTTCTCAAATATTCGGCGGAGCCGGATTGGCGGCCGGGATTACAGTCGGTGCCCTTCTTGCCCAGGATATGTTGGGAACAGATAGTTTTGCCGGGGTGCCTGTTGCGATGTTCACCCTTGGTTCCGCGGGAGCCGCCTTTGTCATCGGAAGGCTTTCGCAACGCTTCGGCCGTCGTCTCGGGCTGGCAGGCGGTTTTTTTGCAGGGGGACTCGGCGCGATTGGCGTCATTCTTGCTGCGATTTCGAACAACATCATCGTCTTGATGATTTCCCTATTAATCTACGGTGCGGGAACCGCAACAAACTTGCAAGCCCGCTATGCGGGGACCGACCTGGCAAGCCCCAAACAGAGAGCGACCGCCGTGAGTATCGCCATGGTTTCCACAACGTTCGGAGCCGTCGCCGGACCGAATCTTGTCGATGTCATGGGAAATTTCGCTCTGAACCTCGGCATTCCTGCGTTAGCCGGGCCGTTCATTCTTGCCGCAGCCGCATACATTTTGGCCGGCTTGGTTTTATTCCTTTTCTTACGGCCTGATCCATTCATCGTCGCCAAAGCGATTGCGGCCGATCAGACAATGAAAACACCGACAGCAAGCAAGATGAGCGGCGAAGGGCAAATATTGAATAAACGAGGAATTGCCGTAGGCGCTACCATCATGGTGCTTAGTCAAATCGTCATGGTCTCCATCATGACGATGACACCCGTCCATATGGGACACCACGGACACAGTTTACGTGCGGTCGGCTTTGTCATTGGCATCCATATCGGAGCCATGTACCTCCCTTCCCTATTGACTGGGGTGCTCGTCGACAAAGTGGGTCGGACTGCGATGGCCATCGCCTCCGGAGTCACCCTTCTCGCTTCGGGACTAGTCGCCGCTTTCGCACCCGGCGACTCGGTTTGGCTGCTCACCCTCGCTTTAGGATTACTTGGGCTCGGTTGGAATTTTGGTTTAATCAGCGGAACGGCGCTTATCGTAGACGCAAGCCATCCGGAAACCCGGGCGAAGACACAAGGCTCAGTTGATGTGCTCATCGCTTTATCCGGCGCTTCCGGCGGGGCATTATCCGGAATAATTGCCGCCCAAACAAGTTACGCAACCCTTTCCATTGCAGGAGGCTGTTTATCATTGTTGCTCGTTCCCGTCGTCATATGGGCTGTAGGAAAAAATTGA
- a CDS encoding GNAT family N-acetyltransferase, with amino-acid sequence MEHIKTYNAMEVKHKNGNLLIEGPISPEELASLDFHEDLVAFRPPAQQHKAIVEIAGLPEGRIIIAREGNQIVGYVTYLYPDPLERWSQGNMENLIELGAIEVIPKYRSGGIGKAMLQVSMMDDAMEDYIILTTEYYWHWDLKGTKLNVWEYRKVMEKMMKAGGMEYYATDDPEISSHPANCLMARMGKRVDQESIQQFDSLRFINRFMY; translated from the coding sequence TTGGAGCACATAAAAACATATAATGCGATGGAAGTGAAACACAAAAACGGCAACCTTCTCATAGAAGGTCCCATCTCTCCTGAAGAGCTGGCAAGTTTGGACTTTCATGAAGACTTGGTCGCTTTCAGACCGCCCGCCCAGCAACATAAAGCGATAGTCGAAATCGCAGGTTTGCCGGAAGGACGTATCATCATTGCACGGGAAGGCAATCAGATTGTCGGTTATGTCACCTATCTCTATCCTGATCCGCTGGAGAGATGGTCCCAGGGAAATATGGAAAACCTGATTGAACTGGGAGCTATCGAAGTGATTCCGAAATATCGGAGCGGCGGCATCGGGAAAGCGATGTTGCAAGTGTCGATGATGGATGATGCGATGGAAGATTATATCATCCTCACAACAGAATATTATTGGCATTGGGATCTGAAAGGGACAAAGCTGAATGTATGGGAATATCGGAAAGTCATGGAGAAAATGATGAAAGCAGGGGGAATGGAATATTACGCGACGGATGATCCTGAAATCAGCTCCCACCCCGCCAATTGCCTGATGGCCCGAATGGGGAAACGAGTGGACCAGGAATCCATCCAACAGTTCGACAGCTTGCGTTTCATTAATCGATTCATGTATTGA